A window from Hymenobacter volaticus encodes these proteins:
- the purF gene encoding amidophosphoribosyltransferase, with protein MCGIVGFYGPDNVVQDIVIGLTALQHRGQDAAGIATFDDNFHLHKGNGLINDVFKPKQLKKLKGNIGIGHARYTTQGSNDTELAQPFTTSYPFGLSMVHNGNVINFRQVAKRLHEKYHVLPKTSNDLELIMYTFASELRLKNLDRLSVVDIFDAVETTQELVKGAYATITIIAGHGLLAFNDPLGIRPLVLGRRETPRGPVYAFASESTCFDYLGFDFIKNVGPGQAVFIDNDYKVHYKNPYQQPKNFCVFEHIYFAREDSTIHGRLVARERVRLGKMLARKVIESGIQPDMVIDVPSSGYFAASGLAEAIGVPYRRALVKNNHMGRSFIVSSQAGREDVVKKKLNPIREFVEGKKVAVVDDSIVRGTTSRRIVRILREAGAKEVYFISSAPPIVSPCIYGIDMAMSTELIAANYTEEEICQYIEADRVIYQSLDDLQELFSEDKGHGGSCFACFTGNYPTGDVTKYLRHIQEERQSHRKKEPNEAITSVSAKAPEPTEH; from the coding sequence ATGTGCGGAATAGTAGGTTTTTACGGCCCCGATAACGTTGTGCAGGACATCGTGATTGGCCTCACCGCCCTCCAGCATCGGGGGCAGGATGCCGCGGGCATTGCCACCTTCGACGATAATTTCCATTTACATAAAGGCAACGGGCTCATCAATGACGTGTTCAAACCCAAGCAGCTCAAGAAGCTGAAGGGCAACATCGGCATCGGGCACGCGCGCTACACCACCCAAGGCTCCAACGACACCGAGCTGGCGCAGCCGTTCACGACCAGCTACCCCTTCGGGCTCAGCATGGTGCACAACGGCAACGTCATCAACTTCCGGCAGGTGGCCAAGCGCCTACATGAGAAGTACCACGTGCTGCCCAAAACCAGCAACGACTTGGAGCTCATCATGTACACCTTCGCGTCGGAGCTGCGCCTCAAGAATCTCGACCGCCTGTCGGTGGTAGATATTTTCGATGCCGTAGAAACTACGCAAGAATTGGTGAAAGGCGCCTACGCCACCATCACCATCATTGCCGGCCACGGCCTACTGGCCTTCAACGACCCGTTGGGTATCCGGCCGCTGGTACTTGGCCGCCGCGAAACGCCACGCGGTCCGGTCTATGCCTTCGCATCCGAAAGCACTTGTTTCGACTATTTGGGCTTCGACTTCATCAAGAATGTCGGACCGGGGCAGGCCGTGTTTATCGACAACGACTACAAGGTTCATTATAAGAATCCGTATCAGCAACCCAAGAACTTCTGCGTTTTCGAGCACATCTACTTTGCCCGCGAAGATTCTACTATCCATGGTCGCTTGGTGGCCCGGGAGCGGGTGCGGCTAGGCAAGATGCTGGCCCGTAAGGTGATAGAGTCGGGTATACAGCCGGATATGGTGATTGATGTGCCCTCGTCGGGTTACTTTGCGGCGTCGGGTTTGGCCGAGGCTATTGGCGTGCCGTATCGGCGGGCGCTGGTGAAGAACAACCACATGGGGCGTTCCTTCATCGTGAGCAGCCAGGCTGGCCGCGAAGATGTGGTAAAGAAAAAGCTGAACCCCATCCGTGAGTTTGTAGAAGGCAAGAAGGTAGCCGTAGTCGACGACAGCATTGTACGCGGTACTACGTCGCGGCGCATTGTGCGTATTCTGCGCGAAGCCGGCGCCAAAGAAGTGTACTTCATTTCCAGCGCGCCGCCCATCGTCAGCCCCTGCATCTACGGCATCGATATGGCCATGAGCACTGAGCTAATTGCGGCCAACTACACCGAGGAGGAAATCTGCCAATACATTGAAGCTGATCGGGTTATCTACCAGTCGCTCGATGATTTGCAGGAGCTGTTCTCGGAAGACAAAGGCCACGGCGGTAGCTGCTTTGCGTGCTTCACCGGCAACTATCCCACCGGCGACGTCACGAAGTACCTGCGCCACATTCAGGAAGAACGCCAGAGCCACCGCAAAAAAGAGCCAAACGAAGCCATAACTTCTGTAAGTGCGAAGGCTCCGGAACCCACCGAACACTAA
- the purN gene encoding phosphoribosylglycinamide formyltransferase — MSQLPNHSAPTETSAPGSFLAKEGGQPDVPKRLAILLSGRGSNMVALVKAVQQGELHGLSEIAVVFSNKPDAPGLATAAELGCPTASLVSQGLKRPEYDAEVVKLLQTYQPDYVVLAGYMRILSPVFIQAFAGRILNIHPADTHQHQGLHAYEWAFNNRLSETKITVHMVDEGLDTGPILAQRTVDLRGADTLSEVERRGLLVEHELYANTLVRLLQGQLKIES; from the coding sequence TTGAGCCAGTTACCGAATCATAGCGCCCCCACCGAAACGTCGGCTCCCGGCTCCTTTCTCGCCAAAGAAGGCGGGCAGCCGGACGTGCCCAAGCGCCTTGCCATCCTGCTTTCGGGCAGAGGCTCCAACATGGTGGCCTTGGTGAAAGCGGTGCAGCAAGGCGAGCTACACGGACTATCCGAAATAGCCGTCGTGTTCAGCAACAAGCCCGATGCTCCTGGCCTGGCCACCGCGGCAGAACTAGGCTGTCCAACGGCCAGTCTCGTCTCCCAAGGTCTCAAGCGCCCCGAATACGACGCCGAGGTGGTGAAGTTGCTGCAAACCTACCAGCCCGACTACGTAGTGCTGGCTGGTTACATGCGAATTTTATCGCCGGTGTTTATCCAAGCTTTTGCGGGCCGCATCCTGAATATCCATCCTGCGGATACGCATCAGCACCAAGGACTTCACGCCTACGAATGGGCATTTAATAACAGACTTTCGGAAACCAAAATCACGGTACATATGGTTGATGAGGGCCTTGATACGGGCCCCATCCTGGCTCAGCGCACAGTGGATTTGCGCGGAGCCGATACGTTGTCGGAGGTGGAGCGGCGCGGGCTGTTGGTGGAACATGAACTGTACGCCAACACGCTGGTCCGCTTGCTTCAGGGGCAATTGAAAATTGAGAGTTAA
- the purD gene encoding phosphoribosylamine--glycine ligase: MKSATPKTIVLLGGGAREHAMAWKLTRDGATVHVLPGNGGIPNSHPEISATDFPAVQSFCQANGVKLIVVGPEAPLAAGVVDYFAGSDIRVFGPSRAGAVLESSKVWSKNFMRRHGVATALSWQYRSDQLDEARAKAVELDGQVVVKYDGLAAGKGVYVCSSIEEAEQALTDLQAEHTGWFSFLLEEKLSGPEISIIGITDGNRIRLLAPSQDHKQLLAGDKGPNTGGMGAYCPVPFADDNILAAIRTDIVDPTLLGLQSEPFDFKGFLYFGIMLSPQGPKLLEYNVRLGDPEAEVLLPALESSLLELIEATLDGNLAQTTVWQRPGYYVGVVLASGGYPAAKFPTGFPITGLDELHPNILAFHGATRQQDGQLVTSGGRVMVLVAHGQELEEAVQLVYKEVGKVNFQDAYIRSDIGQRPAPEIAFNQVR, translated from the coding sequence ATGAAGTCAGCAACTCCTAAAACTATAGTACTCCTCGGCGGCGGGGCCCGTGAACACGCCATGGCGTGGAAGCTGACTCGCGACGGTGCCACCGTGCACGTACTCCCCGGCAATGGCGGCATACCGAACAGTCACCCTGAAATCAGCGCCACTGATTTTCCGGCGGTGCAAAGCTTCTGCCAAGCCAATGGCGTGAAGCTGATTGTGGTAGGGCCCGAGGCACCACTAGCGGCGGGCGTGGTCGATTACTTTGCCGGTTCCGATATCCGCGTGTTCGGGCCGAGCCGAGCCGGGGCGGTGCTGGAAAGCTCCAAGGTGTGGAGCAAGAACTTCATGCGGCGGCACGGGGTAGCTACAGCGTTGTCGTGGCAGTACCGGAGTGACCAGTTGGACGAGGCTCGTGCCAAGGCAGTGGAGCTTGACGGGCAAGTAGTGGTGAAATACGACGGTCTGGCTGCTGGCAAAGGCGTGTATGTCTGCTCTTCTATAGAGGAAGCCGAGCAGGCCCTCACCGATTTGCAAGCCGAGCACACTGGCTGGTTCAGCTTCCTCCTAGAAGAAAAGTTGAGTGGCCCTGAAATCAGCATCATCGGTATCACCGACGGTAACCGCATCCGGCTGCTGGCGCCTTCCCAAGACCATAAGCAACTGCTGGCCGGCGACAAAGGCCCCAACACTGGCGGCATGGGTGCCTACTGCCCCGTGCCCTTCGCCGACGACAACATACTGGCCGCTATCCGCACCGACATCGTAGACCCAACCTTGCTTGGTCTGCAAAGTGAGCCTTTCGATTTCAAGGGCTTCCTGTACTTCGGTATCATGCTTTCGCCGCAAGGCCCGAAGCTGCTGGAATACAACGTCCGCCTCGGCGACCCGGAAGCGGAGGTGTTGCTGCCCGCTCTGGAAAGCAGCTTGCTCGAACTCATTGAAGCGACGCTCGATGGCAACCTGGCTCAGACCACCGTTTGGCAGCGGCCCGGCTACTATGTAGGCGTGGTGCTGGCCTCAGGCGGCTACCCGGCTGCGAAATTCCCTACCGGTTTTCCCATCACTGGCCTCGATGAACTGCACCCCAACATCCTCGCTTTCCACGGTGCCACCCGTCAACAAGACGGCCAACTGGTAACGAGCGGCGGCCGGGTGATGGTGCTGGTAGCTCACGGACAGGAATTGGAAGAGGCGGTACAGCTTGTCTACAAAGAAGTAGGAAAAGTTAACTTCCAAGATGCTTATATTCGGAGTGATATTGGCCAACGGCCTGCTCCCGAAATTGCCTTCAATCAAGTACGTTGA
- a CDS encoding GNAT family N-acetyltransferase: MSDWKDTLQAEPQDLKASKPESLVQLARRPATAADFEVTLAIKKQALGPYIEQVWGWEDEFQRVFHSENFKPDSTTILLYEGKEIGLLEAEEQPDCFFIQSLLIVPEFQGRGVGTALLNEIITKALAVDKPVRLDVLQVNKRALQLYQRLGFTLQNTTELTFQLVLSTQHEVSNS; encoded by the coding sequence ATGAGCGACTGGAAAGACACGTTGCAGGCGGAACCCCAAGACTTAAAGGCCTCTAAGCCCGAGAGTCTGGTTCAGCTTGCTCGTCGTCCGGCTACAGCTGCGGATTTCGAGGTTACGCTAGCTATCAAGAAGCAAGCTCTCGGACCTTATATAGAGCAGGTGTGGGGATGGGAAGATGAATTTCAACGAGTGTTTCACTCCGAGAACTTTAAGCCTGACAGCACCACAATACTCTTATATGAGGGAAAAGAAATCGGCCTTCTGGAAGCAGAAGAGCAGCCCGACTGCTTTTTCATTCAGAGCTTGCTGATTGTACCTGAATTTCAGGGTAGAGGAGTTGGTACCGCTCTCTTAAACGAAATCATAACGAAGGCTTTGGCGGTGGATAAGCCGGTTCGTTTAGACGTACTACAGGTGAACAAGAGAGCCTTGCAGCTCTACCAAAGACTTGGTTTTACATTACAGAACACCACAGAACTGACTTTTCAATTGGTTCTTTCAACACAGCATGAAGTCAGCAACTCCTAA
- a CDS encoding nuclear transport factor 2 family protein translates to METTATPKQIVLAYIEAYNRFDVDGMVADLHDEVVFKNIAGGEVNLTTTGKESFRQQAEQAKQYFSQRKQRVTSWQVADNRVEVLIDYTGVAAIAFPNGLKPGDTLQMQGKSVFQLEDGKILSIEDIS, encoded by the coding sequence ATGGAAACCACCGCTACTCCAAAGCAAATCGTGCTAGCCTACATCGAAGCCTACAACCGCTTCGACGTAGACGGAATGGTGGCGGACCTGCACGACGAGGTAGTGTTCAAGAACATTGCCGGCGGTGAAGTGAACCTGACGACGACCGGCAAGGAAAGCTTCCGGCAGCAAGCCGAGCAGGCCAAGCAGTATTTCTCTCAGCGGAAGCAGCGCGTCACCAGTTGGCAAGTCGCCGATAATCGGGTGGAAGTCCTGATTGACTATACCGGCGTAGCAGCCATAGCATTCCCAAACGGCTTGAAGCCCGGCGACACCTTGCAGATGCAGGGCAAGTCGGTTTTCCAATTGGAAGACGGCAAGATTCTTTCCATCGAAGACATCAGCTAA
- a CDS encoding phosphoribosylaminoimidazolesuccinocarboxamide synthase has product MVVTDRLSAFDSVLETPIAHKGAVLNGLAAFWFEKTQHIIPNHVISLLDPNVTLAKEAEPIRVEMVVRNYLTGSMLRGYLNGQRTFSGVTVPDGLTKHQQFPEPIVTPTTKEESDREITPENLVSEGWVSAELYEKMRVKALELFNFASQWMAERGIILVDTKYEFGLLNGELILIDEIHTPDSSRFWSAEDYAKNPESAEQMDKEYVRQWLIANKQDGQYPRALTPEVSAEATRRYLDIYERITGAPLQTGNGTTTDGDVQARLVSNLVRAGIMKDA; this is encoded by the coding sequence ATCGTCGTTACCGACCGTTTGTCGGCCTTCGACTCGGTGCTGGAAACGCCGATTGCGCACAAAGGCGCGGTGCTGAACGGGCTGGCCGCTTTCTGGTTCGAAAAGACGCAGCACATCATCCCGAACCACGTTATCAGCCTGCTCGACCCCAACGTAACGTTGGCCAAGGAAGCCGAGCCGATTCGGGTGGAAATGGTGGTGCGCAATTACCTCACGGGTTCCATGCTGCGCGGCTACCTGAATGGCCAGCGCACGTTCTCGGGCGTAACCGTGCCGGATGGCTTAACCAAGCACCAGCAGTTCCCCGAGCCGATTGTAACGCCTACCACCAAAGAGGAGTCGGACCGCGAAATCACGCCCGAGAACTTGGTATCGGAGGGGTGGGTATCGGCGGAGCTGTACGAGAAGATGCGCGTGAAAGCGCTGGAGTTGTTCAACTTCGCTTCGCAGTGGATGGCCGAGCGCGGCATCATCCTAGTGGATACCAAATACGAGTTCGGTTTGCTGAATGGTGAGCTGATTCTGATCGACGAAATTCACACGCCGGATTCGTCGCGGTTTTGGAGCGCCGAAGACTACGCCAAGAACCCGGAGTCGGCCGAGCAAATGGACAAAGAGTACGTGCGGCAGTGGCTGATTGCCAACAAGCAGGACGGCCAATACCCCCGCGCCCTCACGCCCGAAGTATCGGCCGAAGCCACCCGCCGCTACCTCGATATCTACGAGCGTATCACGGGTGCTCCGCTACAAACTGGTAACGGAACCACCACCGATGGCGACGTACAGGCCCGTCTCGTGAGCAACCTAGTGCGTGCTGGTATCATGAAAGATGCCTGA
- a CDS encoding phosphoribosylformylglycinamidine synthase subunit PurQ, producing the protein MNDTSQKVQALILTGFGINCEEEYAAAYRLAGAEATIVHLNQVLHGHVSIHDYDILNFPGGFSFGDDLGSGVVLANKLRYRKNAEGRTLLDDIKEFVANGKFVMGICNGFQVLVKLGLLPNLSGNVTPEVTLTHNASGRYEDRWVRLKVNPKSNSPFLKGLDTMEVPVRHGEGRLIISGTDTLAHIEEQALNCLSYTDFDGSPTDVYPHNPNGADLNCAGLTDTTGQVFGLMPHPEAFLSLYNHPDWARRKRLNPGLSEEGDGLRLFRNIVEHVQSQRQTAVSPQEASQFSS; encoded by the coding sequence ATGAACGATACCAGCCAGAAAGTCCAGGCCCTGATTCTCACGGGTTTCGGCATCAACTGCGAAGAAGAATACGCCGCGGCCTACCGCTTGGCGGGCGCCGAAGCAACCATCGTGCACCTCAACCAAGTGTTGCACGGCCACGTCAGCATCCACGACTACGACATCCTGAACTTCCCCGGCGGTTTTTCCTTCGGTGATGATTTGGGATCCGGCGTAGTATTGGCCAACAAGCTGCGCTACCGCAAAAACGCCGAAGGCCGCACCCTGCTCGATGACATCAAAGAGTTTGTGGCCAACGGCAAGTTCGTGATGGGCATCTGCAACGGCTTCCAAGTATTAGTGAAGCTCGGACTGCTCCCCAACCTGAGCGGCAACGTGACGCCCGAAGTAACGCTCACGCACAATGCCTCGGGCCGCTACGAAGACCGGTGGGTGCGGCTGAAAGTCAACCCGAAGTCGAACTCGCCTTTCCTGAAGGGCCTTGACACCATGGAAGTGCCCGTGCGCCACGGCGAAGGCCGCCTCATCATCTCAGGCACCGACACGCTGGCCCACATCGAAGAGCAGGCGCTCAACTGCCTGTCCTACACCGATTTCGACGGCTCGCCCACCGATGTGTACCCGCACAACCCCAACGGCGCCGACCTCAACTGCGCCGGTCTGACCGACACCACCGGCCAGGTATTCGGGCTGATGCCGCACCCGGAGGCGTTCCTCTCCTTATATAACCACCCCGATTGGGCCCGGCGCAAGCGCCTCAACCCCGGTTTGAGTGAGGAAGGCGACGGGCTGCGCTTGTTCCGCAACATTGTGGAGCACGTGCAGAGCCAGCGCCAGACCGCCGTTTCGCCGCAGGAAGCCAGCCAGTTTTCATCTTAA
- a CDS encoding phosphoribosylformylglycinamidine synthase subunit PurL, which yields MDRQLRANGNDWLIKVFSDNAGAVRINPESLFVWKVETHNSPSAIDPYGGAITGILGNNRDPLATGIGGARLLFNTNVLCFGNPEFNGTLLSNQLHPRRIFEGVRKGIEDGGNKSGVPTVNGAIVFDDRYAGKPLVYCGTGAVMPMQLAGLDSWEKKIDAQDRIIMAGGRVGKDGIHGATFSSIELDETSPATAVQIGSPITQKLAMDFLVLATRRGLIKCSTDNGAGGLSSSIGELATISGGAVVELEKVPLKYPGLRPWEIFVSESQERFSLAVEPAKMDELLSLGREMEVELTDIGYFTADGYLDVRFDGDSVARLNMEFLHNGVPRKVLEAEWSKPQAAEPTLPATSDYTDVLTRLLGSLNICSRESVIRQYDHEVKGRTIIKPLMGATGQAPQDAAVVRFNFESWEGVAVSNGILPRFGDLDAYHMSAGAFDEAVRQIVAVGGKLPNLSYGDGNFWSVNDNFCVPDSVYDATTNPDGKLKLAKLVRMCEALRDATAAYCIPLTSGKDSMKNDFKADGVKISVPPTVLYSMTAKIEDVRHTITSDFKQADDVIYLLGETYDELGGSEFYQLFGELGANVPEVRFDKAKELYTLMGQANDQHLIQSCHDLSDGGLAVALAEATFGHGYGATVDLPEGLPVHVQLFSESHSRFVATVAPEDVVAFEQHFGTRATRLGVVTLDSHLTVRHAGSPLLRPARPCCATSGPTAR from the coding sequence GTGGACCGCCAGCTGCGGGCCAACGGCAACGACTGGCTGATTAAAGTATTCTCCGACAACGCTGGCGCGGTGCGCATCAACCCTGAGTCGTTGTTTGTGTGGAAGGTGGAAACGCACAACTCGCCTTCGGCCATCGACCCGTACGGCGGAGCCATTACCGGAATCTTGGGCAACAACCGCGACCCACTGGCTACCGGCATTGGGGGCGCGCGGCTGCTGTTCAACACCAACGTGCTGTGCTTCGGCAACCCCGAGTTCAACGGCACGCTACTCAGCAACCAACTACACCCACGCCGCATTTTTGAAGGCGTGCGCAAGGGTATCGAGGATGGCGGCAACAAGTCGGGCGTACCGACGGTGAACGGCGCCATTGTGTTTGATGACCGGTATGCCGGCAAGCCGTTGGTGTATTGCGGTACGGGTGCCGTAATGCCGATGCAACTGGCCGGGCTAGATTCGTGGGAGAAGAAGATTGACGCGCAGGACCGCATCATCATGGCCGGTGGCCGGGTGGGAAAAGACGGTATTCACGGCGCTACGTTCTCTTCTATCGAGCTAGACGAAACCTCGCCGGCTACGGCTGTACAAATTGGCTCGCCGATTACGCAGAAGCTGGCCATGGACTTCCTGGTACTGGCGACGCGCCGCGGCCTGATCAAGTGCAGCACCGACAACGGCGCGGGCGGTTTGTCTTCCAGCATTGGCGAACTGGCAACCATCAGCGGCGGGGCCGTGGTGGAGCTGGAAAAAGTACCGCTGAAATATCCGGGGTTGCGGCCGTGGGAGATTTTTGTGAGCGAGTCGCAGGAGCGTTTCTCGCTGGCCGTGGAGCCCGCCAAGATGGACGAGCTGCTGTCCTTGGGCCGCGAAATGGAAGTGGAGCTGACCGACATCGGCTACTTCACCGCCGATGGCTACCTCGATGTACGCTTCGATGGCGACTCGGTGGCCCGCCTGAACATGGAGTTTCTGCACAACGGCGTGCCGCGCAAAGTGCTGGAAGCCGAGTGGAGCAAGCCCCAAGCCGCAGAGCCGACCTTGCCCGCTACTTCCGATTACACCGACGTTCTCACCCGCCTGCTCGGCAGCCTCAACATCTGCTCGCGCGAGTCGGTGATTCGGCAGTACGACCACGAGGTGAAAGGCCGCACTATCATCAAGCCGTTGATGGGTGCTACCGGTCAGGCCCCGCAGGATGCCGCCGTGGTGCGCTTCAACTTCGAGAGTTGGGAAGGCGTGGCCGTGAGCAACGGCATTTTGCCCCGCTTCGGTGATTTGGACGCCTACCACATGTCGGCCGGTGCTTTCGATGAAGCGGTGCGCCAGATTGTGGCCGTGGGTGGCAAGCTGCCCAACCTGAGCTACGGCGACGGCAACTTCTGGTCGGTGAACGACAACTTCTGCGTACCCGATTCGGTGTACGATGCCACCACCAACCCCGATGGTAAGCTCAAGCTAGCCAAGCTGGTACGGATGTGCGAAGCCCTGCGCGACGCTACGGCCGCCTACTGCATTCCACTCACCAGCGGTAAGGACTCGATGAAGAACGACTTCAAGGCCGACGGCGTGAAAATCTCCGTGCCGCCGACTGTTCTGTATTCGATGACGGCCAAGATTGAAGACGTCCGCCACACCATCACCTCCGACTTCAAGCAAGCCGACGACGTCATTTATCTACTAGGGGAAACCTACGATGAGCTCGGCGGCTCGGAGTTCTACCAACTGTTCGGCGAGCTAGGTGCCAACGTGCCTGAAGTGCGCTTCGACAAGGCCAAGGAACTCTACACCCTCATGGGCCAAGCCAACGACCAGCACCTCATCCAATCCTGCCACGACCTGTCGGATGGCGGCTTGGCGGTGGCGCTGGCGGAAGCCACGTTCGGCCACGGCTACGGCGCCACGGTTGATTTGCCCGAAGGGTTGCCGGTGCACGTGCAACTGTTTTCGGAGTCGCATTCCCGGTTTGTGGCCACGGTAGCGCCCGAAGATGTGGTGGCTTTCGAGCAGCACTTCGGAACCCGCGCCACGCGCCTCGGGGTAGTTACACTAGATAGCCACCTAACAGTGCGCCACGCGGGCAGCCCGTTGTTGCGGCCAGCACGGCCGTGCTGCGCCACGAGTGGACCAACGGCCCGGTAA
- the pyrE gene encoding orotate phosphoribosyltransferase, with protein sequence MQEDALLRGHFRLSSGLHSDTYVQCARFLRRPDLAGPAAAELAEQLRAAGLQPDLVVGPAMGGVVIGYELARQLGVPGIFTERDDSGQMTLRRGFTVEPGQKIVIAEDVVTTGKSTNEVARVLEGLGAKVLAVASLIDRTGGKAELTFPNFALLPVTAATYAPDDCPLCRAGIPVVKPGSRPEKAFS encoded by the coding sequence GTGCAGGAAGACGCTCTGTTGCGCGGTCACTTCCGGCTTTCATCCGGTTTGCATTCCGATACCTACGTGCAGTGTGCCCGGTTCCTGCGGCGCCCCGATTTGGCCGGACCGGCGGCGGCTGAGCTAGCCGAACAGTTGCGAGCTGCTGGTTTGCAGCCTGATTTGGTAGTAGGCCCCGCTATGGGCGGCGTGGTGATTGGCTACGAACTGGCCCGCCAACTCGGCGTACCGGGCATCTTCACGGAGCGCGACGATTCCGGACAAATGACCTTGCGCCGGGGCTTCACGGTGGAGCCGGGGCAGAAAATTGTTATTGCCGAAGACGTGGTAACTACCGGCAAGAGCACCAACGAAGTAGCGCGCGTGCTGGAAGGGTTAGGCGCAAAAGTTTTGGCCGTGGCAAGTTTAATTGACCGGACGGGTGGGAAAGCTGAGCTAACTTTTCCGAACTTTGCACTGCTGCCGGTAACGGCGGCCACCTACGCACCCGATGATTGCCCGCTGTGTCGGGCAGGTATTCCGGTGGTGAAGCCCGGCAGTCGGCCGGAAAAAGCGTTTTCTTAA
- a CDS encoding DUF6193 family natural product biosynthesis protein has product MVENNEKWHQIRSRLAEFPPHFQPDKTIQLLDACRASRSLRQLLPYISLGRLGLWRYDAYERGQADEFVCLYFYDNRYTVSSYDNTEKRFFDSAQDAIGFVEQNIDKENPFIKVA; this is encoded by the coding sequence ATGGTTGAGAATAATGAAAAATGGCATCAAATACGTAGCCGTTTAGCGGAATTTCCTCCACATTTTCAACCCGACAAAACTATTCAACTCTTAGATGCCTGTCGAGCATCAAGGAGCCTTCGTCAGTTGCTGCCATATATTAGTTTAGGACGTTTGGGCCTATGGCGCTATGATGCGTATGAGCGTGGCCAAGCAGACGAGTTTGTCTGCTTATACTTTTACGATAATCGATACACAGTTTCAAGTTATGACAATACTGAAAAACGGTTTTTCGATAGTGCGCAAGATGCCATTGGTTTCGTCGAGCAAAACATAGACAAAGAAAACCCTTTCATTAAAGTTGCTTAG
- the pyrF gene encoding orotidine-5'-phosphate decarboxylase translates to MNKLTARVQQVNSLLCVGLDPIGDDAQVESRLAEVIEQTAEYAAAFKPNLAFFLSRPGGVELLQRIVRRIPSEALVILDGKFGDIANTADHYARFAYDVIGADSVTVNPYMGDDSIVPFAREGKMVFVLAKTSNKPAHSLQDVTLTRGGTLADYTTCVAQELNEQHHNIGLVVGATNAEAVARIRSISPQQWFLVPGIGAQGGDLEATLTAGLRPDGQGLLINASRAIWQALDAAAAAKELTIQINQLRPVGV, encoded by the coding sequence ATGAACAAACTCACTGCCCGCGTTCAGCAAGTTAACTCCCTGCTTTGCGTGGGGCTCGACCCCATCGGCGACGATGCGCAAGTGGAAAGCCGCTTGGCCGAAGTCATCGAGCAGACAGCAGAATACGCAGCGGCCTTCAAACCCAACTTGGCTTTCTTCCTGAGCCGGCCGGGCGGAGTAGAGTTGTTGCAGCGCATAGTACGTCGGATTCCATCGGAGGCGCTGGTGATTCTAGACGGCAAGTTCGGCGACATTGCCAACACCGCCGACCACTACGCCCGCTTCGCCTACGATGTAATTGGGGCCGATTCGGTGACGGTGAACCCCTACATGGGCGACGACTCTATTGTGCCCTTCGCTCGTGAAGGCAAGATGGTCTTCGTGCTGGCCAAAACGTCCAACAAACCCGCGCACTCCCTGCAAGATGTAACCCTCACCCGGGGCGGCACCCTCGCCGACTACACCACTTGCGTGGCACAGGAACTCAACGAGCAACACCACAACATCGGGCTGGTGGTAGGCGCCACCAACGCCGAAGCCGTAGCTCGCATCCGGAGCATCAGCCCTCAGCAGTGGTTCCTGGTGCCCGGCATCGGCGCGCAAGGCGGCGATTTGGAGGCAACTTTGACCGCCGGCTTGCGCCCTGATGGGCAGGGGCTTCTGATTAATGCTTCGCGCGCTATCTGGCAAGCTTTGGATGCCGCCGCCGCCGCCAAAGAGCTAACTATTCAAATCAACCAGCTGCGGCCGGTAGGCGTGTAG